In Actinoplanes sp. NBC_00393, a single genomic region encodes these proteins:
- a CDS encoding STAS domain-containing protein — MSNLAAVTFQEDADSGVLSATISGELDLAESDEIRDSLAAAAANTSCRYLLVDVSDVTLIDSYAMGALVSARNSAASVGVTLTLVDPSPPVRKAIEVTGLADVFGLTGPR, encoded by the coding sequence ATGTCGAATTTGGCGGCAGTGACGTTCCAGGAGGACGCCGACAGCGGGGTGCTGTCGGCAACGATCAGCGGTGAGCTCGACCTCGCCGAGTCGGACGAGATCCGTGACAGCCTCGCCGCTGCCGCGGCGAACACGTCGTGCCGGTACCTGCTGGTGGACGTCAGCGACGTGACCCTGATCGACTCGTACGCTATGGGCGCCCTGGTCAGCGCCCGCAACAGCGCCGCGAGTGTCGGCGTCACCCTGACCCTGGTGGACCCGTCCCCGCCGGTCCGCAAGGCGATCGAGGTCACCGGCCTGGCCGACGTCTTCGGTTTGACCGGGCCGCGCTGA
- a CDS encoding DUF2397 domain-containing protein, translating to MENPADHAGEADADLWQLAGLPGGLIEASYLTHRQHAAQYRLIVDVLLAQQQHTLTGIAAADLPGLLREHILRAGADPGVVDDPAFHLKARMADLKRWQVVHIFQDRVTRDADFVLDFDRYQLTETAAQLHRAVLALGEDVASGAAATLAPGVLTAQLAALSAAAGNDPVAAAAAWSVIQTTYRAMADAAASWQARLAGALAGAPDQRKVTVVQETLRRYVDMWGAGVDTHSDAITELVTGLAAVSTGQWRRVAVHTLGASADDAAIDELTGSYLRTLATLRNWFDGPDCQARRLRRQMRDTIRPLLSSQRVLAAVGGHVSRRAELLRLATGIEAAPGEDGAWQLWCAATGLFSARHLPGVAPAPAGNPGGLSFWEAEPVAVEARLRRQGPKAATGGNPARITDRGAARRAARDLSARLRDEAAGTEARVLARSGLPLSQWREVTAAELDLLLLLLGAVNTARPDAAGVRSTVSDDARWSLRADPAPDGAPSAVLHTPDGRLVHPDIRLHIEPAGSLG from the coding sequence GTGGAGAACCCTGCCGATCATGCGGGCGAGGCCGACGCCGATCTGTGGCAGCTGGCCGGGCTGCCCGGTGGGCTGATCGAGGCGAGCTATCTCACCCACCGTCAGCACGCCGCGCAGTACCGGTTGATCGTCGACGTGCTGCTCGCCCAGCAGCAGCACACCCTGACCGGGATCGCGGCGGCCGACCTTCCCGGCCTGCTGCGCGAGCACATCCTGCGGGCCGGCGCCGACCCGGGTGTGGTCGACGATCCGGCATTTCACCTCAAGGCGCGGATGGCCGACCTGAAACGGTGGCAGGTCGTCCACATCTTCCAGGACCGGGTCACCCGCGACGCCGACTTCGTCCTCGACTTCGACCGCTACCAGCTGACCGAGACCGCCGCCCAGCTGCACCGGGCGGTGCTGGCCCTCGGTGAGGACGTGGCCTCCGGCGCGGCGGCCACCCTCGCGCCCGGGGTGCTGACCGCGCAGCTCGCGGCCCTGTCCGCGGCCGCCGGCAACGATCCGGTGGCGGCCGCGGCGGCCTGGTCGGTGATCCAGACGACGTACCGGGCGATGGCCGACGCCGCCGCCAGCTGGCAGGCCCGCCTCGCCGGCGCGCTGGCCGGCGCCCCTGACCAGCGCAAGGTCACCGTCGTGCAGGAGACGCTGCGGCGCTACGTCGACATGTGGGGCGCCGGGGTCGACACCCACTCCGACGCCATCACCGAGCTGGTGACCGGGCTCGCCGCGGTCAGCACCGGGCAGTGGCGCCGGGTCGCGGTGCACACCCTCGGCGCCTCCGCCGACGACGCGGCCATCGACGAGCTGACCGGCTCCTACCTGCGCACCCTGGCGACGCTGCGCAACTGGTTCGACGGCCCGGACTGCCAGGCCCGGCGGCTGCGCCGGCAGATGCGCGACACGATCCGGCCGCTGCTGAGCAGCCAGCGGGTGCTCGCGGCGGTCGGCGGGCACGTGTCCCGGCGCGCCGAGCTGCTGCGCCTGGCCACCGGCATCGAGGCGGCGCCCGGCGAGGACGGGGCCTGGCAGCTGTGGTGCGCGGCCACCGGCCTGTTCTCGGCGCGGCACCTGCCCGGCGTCGCGCCGGCGCCGGCCGGCAACCCGGGTGGGCTGTCGTTCTGGGAGGCCGAGCCGGTCGCCGTCGAGGCCCGGCTACGCCGGCAGGGGCCGAAGGCGGCCACCGGCGGCAACCCGGCCCGGATCACCGACCGCGGCGCCGCCCGCCGCGCGGCCCGCGACCTGTCGGCCCGGCTGCGCGACGAGGCGGCCGGCACCGAGGCCCGGGTGCTGGCCCGCTCCGGGCTGCCGCTGTCGCAGTGGCGCGAGGTCACCGCCGCCGAGCTGGACCTGCTGTTGCTGCTGCTCGGCGCGGTCAACACGGCCCGCCCGGACGCGGCCGGTGTCCGCAGCACGGTCAGCGACGACGCCCGCTGGTCGTTGCGCGCCGACCCGGCGCCCGACGGCGCGCCGTCCGCGGTCCTGCACACCCCCGACGGGCGGCTCGTGCACCCGGACATCCGGCTGCACATCGAACCCGCGGGGAGCCTCGGATGA
- a CDS encoding xylulokinase — protein MTKDARPTADLREAIDQGRTALGIELGSTRIKAVLTGPGHEAIAVGSHDWENQFVDRTWTYSLEAVWAGLQDCFASLAEDVRRKHNTELRTVGALGVSAMMHGYLAFDGEGELLTPFRTWRNTNTGDASEQLSELFGYNIPHRWSIAHLYQAVLNGEEHVGRLAHLTTLAGYVHWKLTGRQVLGVGDASGMFPIDIATGGYDARMLGQFDELAAGRVPLKLAELLPAVLPAGEPAGTLTEEGARLLDPSGALQPGAAVCPPEGDAGTGMVATNSVARRTGNVSAGTSIFAMIVLDRELSRMHPEIDLVTTPAGDLVAMVHCNNGASELNSWAGLFAEFAAALGVDKDSNTIFETLFRSALNGAPDGGGLMAFNNLSGEPITKLHEGRPLFLRVPGSSLNLATFMRTQLYAALATLRIGMDVLQKAESVQLDRMFAHGGLFKTEGVAQKLLAAAINTPVSVGNLASEGGAWGIAVLAAFLTARTPGQSLDDFLTTSVFAGAQLDTADPDQADVEGFNAFMERYVAALPVQQAAVDHS, from the coding sequence ATGACTAAGGATGCACGGCCGACGGCCGACTTGCGCGAGGCAATCGACCAGGGCCGGACCGCGCTCGGGATCGAGTTGGGGTCCACCCGGATCAAGGCCGTGCTCACCGGCCCAGGCCACGAGGCGATCGCGGTCGGCAGCCACGACTGGGAGAACCAGTTCGTCGACCGGACCTGGACCTACTCCCTGGAGGCGGTCTGGGCCGGCCTGCAGGACTGTTTCGCCTCGCTCGCCGAGGACGTGCGCCGCAAGCACAACACCGAGCTGCGTACGGTCGGCGCGCTCGGCGTCTCCGCGATGATGCACGGCTACCTGGCCTTCGACGGCGAGGGCGAGCTGCTGACGCCGTTCCGCACCTGGCGCAACACCAACACCGGTGACGCCTCCGAGCAGCTCAGTGAGCTGTTCGGCTACAACATCCCGCACCGCTGGAGCATCGCCCACCTGTACCAGGCCGTGCTCAACGGCGAGGAGCACGTCGGCCGGCTCGCCCACCTGACCACCCTGGCCGGGTACGTGCACTGGAAGCTCACCGGCCGCCAGGTGCTCGGTGTCGGCGACGCCAGCGGCATGTTCCCGATCGACATCGCGACCGGCGGCTACGACGCCCGGATGCTGGGCCAGTTCGACGAGCTCGCCGCCGGCCGGGTGCCGCTGAAGCTGGCCGAGCTGCTGCCGGCCGTGCTGCCCGCCGGTGAACCGGCCGGCACGCTCACCGAGGAGGGCGCGCGGCTGCTCGACCCGAGCGGCGCGCTGCAGCCCGGCGCCGCGGTGTGCCCGCCCGAGGGCGACGCCGGCACCGGCATGGTCGCCACCAACTCGGTGGCCCGCCGCACCGGCAACGTCAGCGCCGGCACCAGCATCTTCGCGATGATCGTGCTCGACCGTGAGCTGAGCCGGATGCACCCGGAGATCGACCTGGTCACCACCCCGGCCGGCGATCTCGTGGCGATGGTGCACTGCAACAACGGCGCGAGTGAGCTGAACTCCTGGGCCGGCCTGTTCGCCGAGTTCGCCGCCGCGCTCGGCGTCGACAAGGACAGCAACACGATCTTCGAGACGCTGTTCCGCTCGGCGCTGAACGGCGCGCCCGACGGCGGTGGCCTGATGGCCTTCAACAACCTGTCCGGCGAGCCGATCACCAAGCTGCACGAGGGCCGCCCGCTGTTCCTGCGCGTACCGGGCAGCTCGCTCAACCTGGCCACGTTCATGCGCACCCAGCTGTACGCCGCCCTGGCCACCCTGCGCATCGGCATGGACGTGCTGCAGAAGGCCGAGTCGGTGCAGCTGGACCGGATGTTCGCGCACGGCGGCCTGTTCAAGACCGAGGGCGTGGCCCAGAAGCTGCTGGCCGCCGCGATCAACACCCCGGTGTCGGTCGGCAACCTCGCCTCCGAGGGCGGCGCGTGGGGCATCGCGGTGCTCGCCGCGTTCCTCACCGCCCGCACCCCCGGGCAGAGCCTGGACGACTTCCTGACCACATCGGTGTTCGCCGGCGCGCAGCTGGACACCGCCGACCCGGACCAGGCGGACGTCGAGGGCTTCAACGCGTTCATGGAGCGTTACGTCGCCGCCCTGCCGGTGCAGCAGGCAGCCGTCGACCACAGCTGA
- the rraA gene encoding ribonuclease E activity regulator RraA translates to MNSTADLYDEHGENLGSCDTQLRQYGGVPVFAGPAVTVSCFEDNALLKSVLSEPGEGRVLVVDGGGSLHCALMGDIIGGLAVSNGWAGVIINGAVRDVAALRELPVGIKALGSNPRKSSKTGAGQRDVVVEFGGCRFTPGAQVVSDDDGVVVLPA, encoded by the coding sequence ATGAACAGCACCGCAGATCTGTACGACGAGCACGGCGAGAACCTCGGCTCGTGCGACACCCAACTGCGCCAGTACGGCGGTGTCCCGGTCTTCGCCGGCCCGGCCGTCACAGTCTCCTGTTTCGAGGACAACGCCCTGCTCAAGTCGGTGCTCAGCGAGCCGGGCGAGGGCCGCGTGCTGGTCGTCGACGGCGGCGGTTCGCTGCACTGCGCGCTGATGGGCGACATCATCGGGGGCCTCGCGGTCAGCAACGGCTGGGCCGGTGTGATCATCAACGGCGCGGTCCGTGACGTGGCGGCCCTGCGCGAGCTGCCGGTCGGCATCAAGGCGCTCGGCTCCAACCCGCGCAAGAGCAGCAAGACCGGCGCGGGCCAGCGCGACGTCGTGGTGGAGTTCGGCGGTTGCCGCTTCACCCCGGGCGCCCAGGTGGTCAGCGACGATGACGGCGTCGTCGTCCTCCCGGCGTAG
- a CDS encoding acyl carrier protein yields MDVLNDETVGRVKAVLVTTLGVEDRADTIDASTPLLGGLPEMDSLAVLELVEALHSELGITMDDDEINAEVFETLGSLAALVDSKLRAG; encoded by the coding sequence ATGGACGTGCTCAACGACGAGACGGTCGGCCGGGTGAAGGCCGTCCTGGTCACCACCCTCGGCGTCGAGGACCGGGCGGACACGATCGACGCGTCGACACCGCTGCTCGGCGGACTGCCGGAGATGGACTCGCTGGCAGTGCTCGAACTGGTCGAGGCCCTGCACAGCGAGCTGGGCATCACCATGGACGACGACGAGATCAACGCCGAGGTGTTCGAGACGCTCGGCAGCCTCGCCGCCCTCGTCGACAGCAAACTGCGGGCCGGTTGA
- a CDS encoding TIGR02678 family protein, translating to MSTTTDVREAQQAFLGLLARPLVTPATDAALYRQVVQRQQLVTEFARRVGYRIQRVGHAVRLIRVPIGGRVTTPARPAEAPERRLLSLACRLAACCEEISGAVTLQRLSDMVRDLSAAPGVQLSGYDPDDRVQRKQLRDAAAFLAGWGVLRRRTSDEKLLDEWTENGAGPGAGYEVDRDALLLMTSPDVLGMALHPEPADEDEELSGTRTLHHLRALLETPQVAYADLPEADAEALRTARGLRAGDVAQMTGGTLEARAEGLLLVLTDDEQTPPTVAEWPRPRAADWVALLAADQAGRDGTRLPDGTVYLTNAEVDAVIDYLVDDRGEYMNKPQKTVPGVVRRDAETLLTELGLLTVAVDGSWTLAAAAGRYRDPTITYTETPEHTR from the coding sequence ATGAGCACCACCACGGACGTACGGGAGGCCCAGCAGGCGTTCCTCGGCCTGCTGGCCCGTCCCCTGGTCACCCCGGCCACCGACGCGGCGCTGTACCGGCAGGTCGTGCAGCGCCAGCAGCTGGTCACCGAGTTCGCCCGCCGGGTCGGCTACCGCATCCAGCGGGTCGGGCACGCGGTGCGCCTGATCCGCGTACCGATCGGCGGCCGGGTCACCACCCCGGCGCGGCCCGCCGAGGCGCCGGAACGCCGGCTGCTGTCGCTGGCCTGCCGGCTCGCCGCCTGCTGCGAGGAGATCTCCGGCGCGGTCACCCTGCAACGGCTGTCCGACATGGTCCGCGACCTGTCGGCGGCGCCCGGCGTGCAGCTGTCCGGCTACGACCCGGACGACCGGGTGCAGCGCAAACAGCTGCGCGACGCCGCCGCGTTCCTCGCCGGGTGGGGGGTGCTGCGGCGGCGGACCAGTGACGAGAAACTGCTCGACGAGTGGACCGAGAACGGCGCCGGGCCGGGCGCCGGCTACGAGGTCGACCGGGACGCGCTGCTGCTGATGACCAGCCCCGACGTGCTCGGCATGGCACTGCACCCGGAGCCCGCCGACGAGGACGAGGAGCTGAGCGGGACCCGGACCCTGCATCACCTGCGGGCGCTGCTGGAGACCCCGCAGGTGGCGTACGCCGACCTGCCCGAAGCCGACGCCGAGGCGCTGCGGACGGCCCGCGGCCTGCGCGCCGGCGACGTGGCGCAGATGACCGGTGGCACCCTGGAGGCCCGCGCCGAGGGCCTGCTGCTGGTGCTCACCGACGACGAGCAGACCCCGCCCACGGTGGCCGAGTGGCCGCGCCCGCGGGCCGCCGACTGGGTGGCCCTGCTCGCCGCCGACCAGGCCGGCCGGGACGGCACCCGCCTCCCCGACGGCACCGTGTACCTGACCAACGCCGAGGTCGACGCGGTGATCGACTACCTGGTCGACGACCGCGGCGAATACATGAACAAGCCGCAGAAGACCGTGCCCGGTGTCGTACGCCGCGACGCCGAGACCCTGCTGACCGAACTCGGTCTGCTGACCGTCGCCGTGGACGGCTCGTGGACGCTCGCCGCCGCGGCCGGGCGGTACCGGGACCCGACGATCACCTACACCGAAACTCCGGAGCACACCCGATGA
- a CDS encoding SbcC/MukB-like Walker B domain-containing protein → MTSPQQVGPDSSDAQLAAWRDAVTQASLPEPTRTRWQASRAGLVNLWEFDISEYWFADGRAQFVGANQSGKSTLMALTTLTMLAGALDRQYIDTFGQSDKSFRYYVEPTDDPRDRRETTALTNRGWAWVEFARLTGDGEPEYFTALLYAQAKRGVSHMPPTWIICRGKARVRDGIDLAVGRAAVEPRDLHGIDGLTVMENGRKYADRIATELFGFSDTDRFSTVLEMLKVLRTPHLGQRLDPDWFTQQIRAALPPVARTEVEELAAGWQQLEQLSRDRDDAAAARDAVGLYLSKAWRPWADALLRARADALIAADHAVTEAEAAVASADAAHDRAHQDLTGENGRTEQLETQGRNAQAALTQLLRSDAYRDAAGRTENAERLRRETEEAQKQREAAQRRLDRVRADQDRAETVHRSAIGQLESAQSAVGQSASHATGAVTAAGLGEEATGWVTGGDVDRIDAAVTERRTRIGALRRLLRDAAGTHSSWQSTDRIAEQARTEWQSRVATARIAQTQVSDALQQLSDGLERWAARLGADAPDGELRDRWVQEVTGQTSTARPREQLRMLVTRQWLDPAIAPLTEQVATLRAAAAAAQQRAADADRDADELGLAGEPQAPMPHGWARRERPAFPGPEGAPLWRLLDPVDGLADGVLDHVEAALAAAGLLDAWVTPDGLWAADRDGTDVTVTAGISAATAPAAKSAANHQPASAPAANRQPASALAAILQPAEDAGAMTATVTGLLASIGYTRDGGELSGEIAVAGDGRWRTAALAGRAGRAEHGAELIGTAARTHARRRRIDELRQEAERQRREAEALAAQVTTATNKMTMLRTAADSCPDDAGVVAAANEYNAAVTERDRAHTAHVQAQEKAVAGKRAADDAAAAATGYAAEHRLPATDEQLDAVGTAVDTAARAGADLRLALRERDTAQREVTGALAGVEAAAAAVEEADDADRDAAETAARLRIEAAEAAASIDRDDHAQLERAAELEKEIETLNRSASASRKRGLTLAAHTSTARNLTETRRQEHTAALAHRDAAVADWWVPVDAGIAAARNLPEPTDRALPETAEHDLPEPAERDLPEPAERELPEPGGRDLAAALAQARVAVQALRPPSWPDSAEERARRVGAAQHRAFTNPRFELQAKLEASGGRSVIAVDADEITPLPAVMLVVDASGTQLTPPAAIEHLDELVTQLSASHDDKLHQMYTELLSSTFINHLADRLGRVVELLRDVNTVLDRHPTGVNKTKLRLIRRPADGQRYGFNVLDALEKGTIDSADSQEQMRLFLGDRLREAQESGLVGTDDWVEHLARLLDYRAWFDVVPEFRIGDSKWRPLTKQVHSVDSGGGKVVTLLQPLLATLVTLFAESPDAPRPLWLDEAFTGVDTPNRSTMLRMMVDFDFDFLLAGPSALVTAAQVPSAAVWTVSRAPAPLPGVDLSLMLWTGQALEHVPVGDTAVQVLTATRPADDLPDLFSEPGV, encoded by the coding sequence ATGACGTCCCCGCAGCAGGTCGGCCCCGACAGCTCCGACGCGCAGCTGGCCGCCTGGCGTGACGCGGTCACCCAGGCCTCGCTGCCCGAACCGACCCGCACCCGCTGGCAGGCCTCGCGGGCCGGGCTGGTGAACCTGTGGGAGTTCGACATCAGCGAGTACTGGTTCGCCGACGGGCGCGCCCAGTTCGTCGGCGCGAACCAGTCCGGCAAGTCGACGCTGATGGCGCTGACCACCCTGACCATGCTGGCCGGCGCCCTCGACCGGCAGTACATCGACACGTTCGGCCAGTCGGACAAGTCGTTCCGCTACTACGTGGAGCCCACCGACGACCCGCGCGACCGGCGGGAGACGACCGCGCTGACCAACCGGGGCTGGGCGTGGGTCGAGTTCGCCCGGCTCACCGGGGACGGCGAGCCGGAGTACTTCACCGCGCTGCTGTACGCGCAGGCCAAGCGCGGCGTCAGCCACATGCCGCCGACGTGGATCATCTGCCGGGGCAAGGCCCGGGTCCGCGACGGCATCGACCTGGCCGTGGGCCGGGCCGCGGTCGAGCCGCGGGACCTGCACGGCATCGACGGGCTGACGGTGATGGAGAACGGTCGCAAGTACGCGGACCGGATCGCCACCGAGCTGTTCGGGTTCTCCGACACCGACCGGTTCTCGACGGTGCTGGAGATGCTGAAGGTGCTGCGGACCCCGCACCTGGGCCAGCGCCTGGACCCGGACTGGTTCACCCAGCAGATCCGGGCCGCTCTGCCGCCGGTTGCGCGTACCGAAGTGGAGGAGTTGGCCGCCGGCTGGCAGCAGCTCGAGCAGCTCAGCCGCGACCGGGACGACGCCGCGGCGGCCCGCGACGCGGTCGGCCTCTACCTGAGCAAGGCGTGGCGGCCGTGGGCGGACGCGCTGCTGCGTGCCCGCGCGGACGCGCTGATCGCCGCGGACCATGCCGTCACGGAGGCCGAGGCTGCCGTCGCGTCGGCCGATGCGGCGCACGACCGGGCGCATCAGGACCTGACCGGGGAGAACGGCCGCACCGAGCAGCTGGAGACCCAGGGCCGCAACGCGCAGGCCGCGCTCACTCAACTGCTGCGGTCCGACGCCTATCGCGACGCCGCCGGGCGGACCGAGAACGCGGAGCGGCTGCGCCGCGAGACCGAGGAGGCGCAGAAGCAGCGGGAGGCGGCCCAGCGGCGGCTTGACCGGGTACGCGCGGACCAGGACCGGGCCGAGACCGTGCACCGCAGCGCGATCGGCCAGCTGGAGTCGGCGCAGAGCGCAGTCGGGCAGTCCGCTTCGCACGCGACCGGGGCCGTGACTGCAGCCGGGCTCGGCGAGGAGGCGACCGGGTGGGTCACCGGCGGCGACGTCGACCGGATCGACGCTGCCGTCACCGAACGCCGAACCCGGATCGGGGCGTTGCGCCGGCTGCTGCGCGACGCCGCGGGCACCCACTCGTCGTGGCAGAGCACCGACCGGATCGCCGAGCAGGCCCGTACCGAATGGCAGTCCCGGGTGGCCACCGCCCGGATCGCGCAGACCCAGGTCAGCGACGCGCTGCAGCAGCTGTCGGACGGCCTGGAGCGGTGGGCGGCCCGCCTCGGCGCCGACGCGCCGGACGGGGAGCTGCGCGACCGGTGGGTGCAGGAGGTGACCGGGCAGACCAGCACGGCCCGGCCTCGTGAGCAGCTGCGGATGTTGGTCACCCGGCAGTGGCTCGACCCGGCGATCGCTCCGCTGACCGAGCAGGTCGCGACGCTGCGGGCGGCGGCTGCGGCCGCGCAGCAACGGGCGGCCGACGCCGACCGGGACGCCGACGAGCTGGGCCTGGCCGGGGAGCCGCAGGCACCGATGCCGCACGGCTGGGCCCGCCGCGAGCGGCCGGCCTTCCCCGGGCCGGAGGGGGCGCCGCTGTGGCGGCTGCTCGACCCGGTCGACGGCCTGGCCGACGGCGTGCTCGATCACGTCGAGGCGGCGCTGGCCGCGGCCGGACTGCTCGATGCCTGGGTCACGCCGGACGGGCTGTGGGCCGCCGACCGGGACGGCACGGACGTCACGGTCACCGCTGGAATCTCGGCGGCCACCGCGCCGGCGGCGAAGTCGGCGGCGAATCATCAGCCGGCGTCCGCGCCGGCCGCGAACCGCCAGCCGGCCTCCGCGCTGGCGGCGATTCTGCAGCCGGCCGAGGATGCCGGGGCGATGACCGCGACGGTCACCGGACTGCTGGCGAGCATCGGGTACACCCGGGACGGCGGAGAGCTGAGCGGCGAGATCGCCGTGGCCGGGGACGGGCGGTGGCGGACCGCGGCGCTGGCCGGGCGGGCCGGGCGCGCTGAACACGGCGCCGAGCTGATCGGGACCGCTGCGCGCACCCACGCCCGGCGCCGCCGCATCGACGAGTTGCGGCAGGAGGCCGAGCGGCAGCGGCGCGAGGCCGAAGCGCTGGCCGCGCAGGTCACCACTGCCACCAACAAGATGACCATGCTGCGTACGGCCGCCGACTCCTGCCCCGACGACGCGGGTGTGGTGGCCGCCGCGAACGAGTACAACGCCGCGGTCACCGAGCGGGACCGTGCCCACACCGCCCACGTCCAGGCGCAGGAGAAGGCGGTCGCCGGCAAACGCGCTGCCGACGACGCCGCGGCCGCTGCGACCGGCTACGCCGCCGAGCACCGGCTGCCCGCCACCGACGAGCAGCTCGACGCAGTCGGCACGGCCGTGGACACTGCCGCCCGCGCGGGCGCCGACCTGAGGCTGGCCCTGCGCGAGCGCGACACCGCACAGCGTGAGGTGACCGGCGCGCTCGCCGGGGTCGAGGCCGCCGCGGCAGCCGTCGAAGAGGCCGACGACGCGGACCGCGACGCCGCCGAGACCGCAGCCCGGCTGCGGATCGAGGCCGCCGAGGCAGCCGCGTCGATCGACCGGGACGACCACGCCCAGCTGGAACGGGCCGCCGAGCTGGAGAAGGAGATCGAGACCCTCAACCGGTCCGCCTCCGCCAGCCGCAAACGCGGTCTCACGCTGGCCGCGCACACCTCGACCGCCCGCAACCTCACCGAGACACGCCGCCAGGAGCACACCGCCGCGCTCGCGCACCGCGACGCCGCGGTGGCCGACTGGTGGGTGCCCGTCGACGCCGGCATCGCCGCCGCCCGCAACCTGCCCGAGCCGACCGACCGCGCCCTGCCCGAGACGGCCGAACATGACCTTCCCGAGCCGGCCGAACGTGATCTGCCCGAGCCGGCCGAACGTGAGCTGCCCGAGCCGGGCGGGCGGGACCTGGCTGCCGCGCTGGCCCAGGCCCGTGTTGCGGTTCAGGCGCTGCGGCCGCCGTCCTGGCCGGACTCCGCCGAGGAGCGGGCCCGGCGGGTCGGTGCGGCGCAGCACCGGGCGTTCACCAACCCGCGTTTCGAGCTGCAGGCCAAGCTGGAGGCGTCCGGCGGCCGGTCGGTGATCGCCGTAGATGCCGACGAGATCACCCCGCTGCCGGCCGTCATGCTGGTCGTCGACGCGTCCGGCACCCAGCTCACCCCGCCCGCCGCGATCGAGCACCTCGACGAACTGGTCACCCAACTGTCGGCCAGCCACGACGACAAGCTGCACCAGATGTACACCGAGTTGCTGTCCTCGACGTTCATCAACCACCTCGCCGACCGGCTGGGCCGGGTGGTCGAGCTGCTCAGGGACGTCAACACGGTCCTGGACCGGCACCCGACCGGGGTCAACAAGACCAAGCTGCGGCTGATCCGGCGGCCCGCCGACGGGCAGCGGTACGGCTTCAACGTGCTCGACGCCCTCGAGAAGGGAACCATCGACTCGGCGGACTCGCAGGAGCAGATGCGGCTGTTCCTCGGCGACCGGCTGCGCGAGGCCCAGGAGTCCGGCCTGGTCGGCACCGACGACTGGGTGGAGCACCTGGCCCGGCTGCTGGACTACCGGGCCTGGTTCGACGTGGTTCCGGAGTTCCGGATCGGCGACAGCAAGTGGCGGCCGCTGACCAAGCAGGTGCACTCGGTCGACTCCGGCGGCGGCAAGGTGGTCACCCTGTTGCAGCCGCTGCTGGCCACCCTGGTCACCCTGTTCGCCGAGTCACCCGATGCGCCGCGGCCGTTGTGGCTGGACGAGGCGTTCACCGGCGTCGACACCCCGAACCGGTCGACGATGCTGCGCATGATGGTCGACTTCGACTTCGACTTCCTGCTGGCCGGCCCGTCGGCGCTGGTCACGGCCGCCCAGGTGCCGTCGGCCGCGGTCTGGACCGTCTCGCGCGCGCCTGCGCCGCTGCCCGGTGTCGACCTGTCGCTGATGTTGTGGACCGGTCAGGCGCTGGAGCACGTCCCGGTCGGTGACACCGCTGTTCAGGTGCTCACCGCGACCCGGCCGGCCGATGATCTGCCCGATCTGTTCAGCGAGCCCGGAGTTTGA
- a CDS encoding HAD-IA family hydrolase, producing MTASSSSRRRAVLIDVGGVLVDDDLDAAAAMWGSRLGMTAEDFLGAVFAGNDEQVLIGRVSEDAWWAIVAGRLRIGPDLVAAIRHDLAVRQIWDPALLACLRRVRARAAIAIVSNAWPGTRAGIASAGLDGLTDAVVLSCEVGWAKPDPRIFAATLDRLGVDAGQALFVDDTPGHVEAARSLGMAGHLHTGTGGTIERMETFVAAA from the coding sequence ATGACGGCGTCGTCGTCCTCCCGGCGTAGGGCGGTTCTCATCGACGTCGGCGGCGTCCTGGTGGACGACGATCTGGACGCTGCCGCGGCGATGTGGGGCAGCCGGCTCGGCATGACCGCGGAGGACTTCCTCGGCGCGGTGTTCGCCGGCAACGACGAGCAGGTTCTCATCGGCCGGGTCAGTGAGGACGCCTGGTGGGCGATCGTCGCCGGCCGGCTGCGTATCGGCCCGGATCTGGTCGCGGCGATCCGGCACGACTTGGCCGTACGCCAGATCTGGGACCCTGCCCTGCTGGCCTGCCTGCGCCGCGTGCGCGCCCGGGCGGCCATCGCGATCGTCAGCAACGCCTGGCCCGGCACCCGGGCCGGGATCGCCTCGGCCGGGCTCGACGGCCTCACCGACGCCGTCGTCCTGTCCTGCGAGGTCGGCTGGGCCAAGCCCGACCCGCGCATCTTCGCGGCCACGCTGGACCGCCTCGGCGTGGACGCCGGCCAGGCGCTGTTCGTCGACGACACGCCCGGCCATGTCGAGGCCGCCCGGTCGCTCGGCATGGCCGGTCATCTCCACACCGGCACCGGTGGAACCATCGAGCGGATGGAAACCTTCGTGGCGGCCGCCTGA
- a CDS encoding DUF2750 domain-containing protein, with product MARDDISRGQAERLRGLDEAARAAKTFELLAGNGAVWVWGDEDEILFTENGERRTLLPIWPHATVARLENEGEVSGEHAIRIPVQVFLDEWLPQLKDDDAAIALFPVDDRHAAVLELDEFRSRMTAALRRN from the coding sequence GTGGCACGGGATGACATCTCGCGCGGCCAGGCGGAGCGGCTCCGCGGGCTGGACGAGGCGGCCCGCGCGGCCAAGACGTTCGAACTGCTCGCCGGCAACGGCGCGGTCTGGGTGTGGGGCGACGAGGACGAGATCCTGTTCACCGAGAACGGGGAGCGGCGTACGCTGCTGCCGATCTGGCCGCACGCGACGGTCGCCCGGCTGGAGAACGAGGGTGAGGTCTCCGGCGAGCACGCCATCCGCATCCCGGTGCAGGTGTTCCTCGACGAGTGGCTGCCGCAGCTGAAGGACGACGACGCGGCCATCGCGCTCTTCCCGGTCGACGACCGGCACGCGGCCGTTCTCGAACTCGACGAGTTCCGCTCCCGGATGACCGCCGCGCTGCGCCGGAACTAG